The Methylomonas rhizoryzae genome includes the window AGATTTAATGTTTTCTTCGGCTATAATTATAGCGTTTTCTTGGGCTAAGGCTGTTTTCAAAAATAAGATAATTAAAACTACGCATGCTAAATTAATATTTTTTGTCATAAATAAGTCTAAAGTAGTTATGTGAAAATTTTCAATCATTTTAAAAAGTATGCTGGCGTAAATTTTTATGGCAGATGATGTATGCATTACAGCCAGCATCAATTTTTAAAACAGTTGGATGTGTTTAGTTAGTAGTTGTTAAGGAACCTCTGAAAAACAGCCGTTTTGAGCAACAGTCATTTCTAAGGCTGGTCAAAAACTTCAATAATCGACTGATTTTTATCAAAACAGCCGGTTTTTCTTGAAAAACAGCGGTTTTGGGAGTCTATTTTCAAATGGCAGACGCAATCAGGCATCGACGTTCATGCGCCTCACCGCGCAGCACATTGGCAATCGCGGTCAAAAAGGTTAATCGGGCGGCGTTTTTGGCTAAACCGCGATAGCGATTCTTGGCGTAACCAAAGCGGATTTTAATAGCCCAAAACACGTGCTCAACCTCGGCGCGACGGCTGGCCAGCTCTCTGGCGGCGTCTCGCAGTATTTTGGCCGCCGTGCTCTCGTCTTGAGTCAACTTTTTCAGTTTACCCAGACGCATCGCAATCACGCAGGCGGGCGGATTTTCGGTTGGCATCTCGGGGCGTCGGTCCAAGCTTTGATAGCCGGCGTCACCGTGCACGAAGTGCTCTTCGCCGTGCAGCAGGTTGGCCGCTTCAGCCACGTCGCTCACATTTCCTGCGGTGACTTTGAGCGTATGCACCAAGCCGGTTTCGCTATCGACGCCGATGTGAAATTTGCTGCCGAAAAACCATTGATTGCCTTTTTTACTCGAATGCATCTCGGGATCACGCGCCTTGGTTTGATTTTTAGTTGAGGTCGGTGCGGCAATCAGGCTGGCACGATTGTCGATGCCAGCTCTCAAAAACAGCCCGCGTTCACCCGGCGTTTGGTTGATCTCTTCGAAGATTTGCTCGCTCAAGCCGTGCTGTTCCAGCAAATGCCGATA containing:
- a CDS encoding IS5 family transposase, with the protein product MCAVIEPRYASGKGRGRKPFALNAMQHVHVAQIVYNYSDPDMEDALYEIESLRRFCGIRLEAVPDESTILQYRHLLEQHGLSEQIFEEINQTPGERGLFLRAGIDNRASLIAAPTSTKNQTKARDPEMHSSKKGNQWFFGSKFHIGVDSETGLVHTLKVTAGNVSDVAEAANLLHGEEHFVHGDAGYQSLDRRPEMPTENPPACVIAMRLGKLKKLTQDESTAAKILRDAARELASRRAEVEHVFWAIKIRFGYAKNRYRGLAKNAARLTFLTAIANVLRGEAHERRCLIASAI